The genomic window GGATCGAAGGAGACCGGCGCGTAGTCCTCTACCTCCGGCAGCTCGACCGGCAGCATGGACTCCGGCAGGGCGTGGGCGTGGCCGTCCGCGTCGTAGACAATCGGGAAGGGCTCGCCCCAGTAGCGCTGGCGGGCAAACAGCCAGTCGCGCAGCTTGTACTGGATCTTCTCCGCGCCCTTGCCGGTCTCTTCCAGCCAGGCAATGGTGCGGGCGATGGCGGCCTTCTTGTCCAGGCCGTTGAGATCCAGCCCGGCATCGTTAGCCGAATTGACCAGGGTGCCGTCCTCGGTCCACGCCTCGGTGCTGACGTCGCCGCCGCTGACGACCTCCGTGATCGGCAGGCCGAAGGTCTGCGCGAACTCGTAGTCACGGGTGTCGTGGGCCGGGACCGCCATGATGGCGCCGGTGCCATAGCCGATCAGGACGTAGTCCGCGATGAAGATCGGGACCTGCTTCCCGGAGACGGGGTTGGTGGCATAGGTACCCAGGAAGACGCCGGTCTTGTCCTTGTTTTCCTGGCGCTCCAGGTCGGACTTCGCAGCGATGTCCTCGCGGTAGGCCTCCACAGCCTCCTTCGGGTCATCGTGGCCGTAGGTCCAGCGCTCATCGATGTCGTCGTCGTAAGGGATGGGGGAGAGCAGGTGGTCGACCAGCTCGTGCTCCGGCGCCAGCACCACGTATTCCGCGCCGAACAGGGTGTCCGGGCGGGTGGTAAAGACGGTGATCTCCTGGCCCTCCGCGGTGAAGTTCACGTCCGCGCCCCGGGAGCGGCCAATCCAGTTGCGCTGCATGGCCTTGACCTTCTCCGGCCAGTCCAACAGCTCCAAGTCATCGAGCAGCCGGTCCGAGTACGCGGTAATGCGCATCATCCACTGCTTCAGGTTCTTGCGGAAGACCGGGAAGTTACCGCGCTCGGACTTGCCGTCCGCGGTCACCTCCTCGTTGGCCAGCACGGTGCCCAGGCCCGGGCACCAGTTCACCGTGGAATTCGACAAGTAGACCAGGCGGAACTCGTCCACCGCCTCGGCCTTCTCCGCCGCGGTGAGCTCCTCGTAGTAGCGCCCGTCCTTGGTGGTGCGCTTGTTCGCCTCCAGCTCCTGGATCAGCTCCGAAATCGGGCGGGCCTTGCCCTGCGCCTCATCGAACCAGGCGTTGTAAATCTGCAGGAAGATCCACTGCGTCCACTTGTAAAACTCCGGGTCCGTGGTGGCCACGCTGCGACGCGGGTCGTGGCCCAGGCCCAGGGCGCCCAGCTGCCGACGCATGTTGTCGATGTTGGCCATCGTGGTCGTCCGCGGGTGCGTGCCTGTCTGGATGGCGTACTGTTCAGCCGGCAGGCCGAAGGCATCATAACCCAGAGTGTGCAGCACGTTCTTGCCCAGCATTCTGTTGTAGCGGGCGAAGGTGTCCGTAGCGATATAACCCAGCGGGTGGCCCACGTGCAGCCCTGCCCCGGAGGGGTAGGGGAACATGTCCTGCACGTTGAGCTTTTCCGCCGGCAACTCGCCATCCGTAGCCAGGTCGCCGGCCGGGTTCGGCGCGTTAAAAATGCCATTATCTGCCCAGTACTGCTGCCAGGTCTTCTCAATCTGGTTAGCCAGTTCCGGCGTATAGCGGTGCGCGGTAGTATCCGTGGAATCACTCGGGTTAGTCATAGGCACTTAGTGTAGTCGCCGCAGGTTAGCGGTGTCAGTTTAGGTTAAGTCGTGGCCAGTTATCTAGGCCCGAATCCTGAAGGAATCTGAGCAAGCCGAAACGCTGTCATCACCATACGGAAACTTTGCCCAATTCTTAGTGACAAAGAGCCGTGCGAACGCTGAACATCTCAGCGTCGCGCAGCTCTTGGCGTGCCGGCTAAGTTTAGGGCCTAGCCAAAGATACGGTCGAAGAAGTTCTTGACCGGCTTCATCATCAGGTGCGGTACATACTTCCAGACGGCCCAGCTGCCCAAGCCGAGCGCACCCAGCACGGCTGCGACCAGGCTAAAGCCCCAGAACACGTTGGAAGAGCCTTGCGAGCTAGCGGAGCTACCGTTGCTGCTGCTCGAGCTACCGGAGCTGGCCATTGCTGCTGCCGCTGCTGCCTTCCTTGTTCGGTTCCTTGCTCGGCTTCGCCGGCTCAGACGGCTTGCTCGGCTCAGTGGACTCTTCCGGTTCGCCCGGCTCGGTGGTCGGCTTTTCAGAAGGCTCGGCCGACGGCTCTTCGGTCGGTTCTGGCTGTTCCTCGCGCGGATCGACCAGGGCGCGGTCGCGGTTCTCTAGGGTGACACGGTCGACGAGCGCACCGGTGGGCTCGTCGTAGGTGGTCAGGCGGAGTTCCTCGCCGGTCACGTCCACCCGCAGATAATCCGGGGTGTAGTCTTGGCGCCAGTAGGCGGTGGAGTCGTGCACCAGTTCCTGCGGGACGTGTTCCATGCGGGCGTTCGGCTGCTTTTCGCCATTGACGTCCTGGAAATCGTAGAACTTGCCGCCGCCGGCGCTGGTGGTGGTCAGGTAGAGGACCTCGTTGTCGTTCGGGGAAAGCTTGTCATTGCGCTTGCCCAGGCCTTCAGAGACCGGCTGATTGCCGTTCATCAGGTGGGTGCGGGTGTAGATGTGGTCGTGGCCCGACAGCACCACGTCGACGCCGAGCTCAGAGAAGGTATCCGCCAGGCCGTCGCGCAGGCGTCCCACGTCGGTGTCGGTGTAGTGGGTGGCCTGCGAGTACAGGGAGTGGTGCATGCCTACGATTACCCAGTCGTTGAAGGCGCCTCGGTTGTCGATGGTGTCCTTGAGGAAGCGCTTGTGGCGCTCAATGTCGTCCTCTTGGCTTGCGTTGGAGTCCAGATTGATGAAGAGCACGTTGTTGCGCTCAAACCAGGAGTTGCGCAGGTCCGGGGCCTGGTTGGGGTTGATGAAGTGCTCGTCGTAGTCACCGAAAGCAATCGCGGAGGGGTAGCCCTCGTGGTTGCCCGGGATAGCACTGAGCGGAACCTGCCGGATGACATCTGGGCTGAAGAAGCCGTCGTACTGGGCTAGGGGAGCGCCCCAGCCCTCAATCTGGTCGCCCAGGGACCAGATGAGCTGCGAGTCCGGTACGTCACCGATCGCCTTGTTGATGGTCTTGTTCCACTGCTCGGTTTGTTCCTCGATCTTCGCGTCCACGCCGATCTGCGCGTCGCTAATCGTGACAAAGGACCAGTCCTCGCCGTGGGAACCGGTGTTGAACGTGTGCGGGGCGGACCAGCCGCCCTCGTCGGAGCCCACCACGTAGGTGTACTCGGTGTCTTCCGCCAGGCCGGTGGCCGTCGCATAGTTGGACAGGTAGAGGATGCGGCCGGCGTTCTTTTCCTTGGCGTCGAATTCCTTCGCCTGGTCTTCCTGCCCGGTCGGGTAGACCTTGAGCTTTTCCTCGCCTCGGTGGTTGGTGCGCCAGGAGACGATGACGGAGGTTTCATCCGCGCCCGGCTGCAGGACCTGGCGGTAAATCGGGGATTCCTGCGCCTGGGCGGTGGTCGGGACGACGGCGCCGGAGGCAAGAGTGACAGACAAGGCGCAACCAAGCGCCACGAATGAGCGGTTGAGGCGAGCTTTAATCATGGGCTTCTTCCTGGTCAGACGGCCCTACCGCGAGACCGGATGACACTGCAGTTATTCATTGGTGTCGGGAGTGCAGTACCAAGTGATCCGTGCGGCAGACCCAAAAGCAGAGTTGTGGGCGAGTTGTTTTACAGCTTTAGAGCCGGGCGGTCACGAGGAAGAATCTTCGGTCGCCTGCGTAAACCACCCGGCTTGAGCAAAACGTTAGGCACATGGAAACAAATACAGGTAAATGCCATGTTAAAGTCAGATTACTCAGGGAATAACTTCTACTTAAGACTCAACTACCAGCTCTTATTCTCCCAGCGAGCGGCCCGGGACTGGGCTAGTTTGTCAGCCATGAAGACAACCCGTTTCTCTCGCCGCACGGCACTGACCGCCGCCTCGCTCACCGCAGCCGGCATCGCCGCGGCCCCCGCTTTTGCCCAAGACCAGCCGACCTCCCCGTTAGATCTTTATACCCAGGATTCCGGTGCCAGCCTGCCGTTCTTGCACGGGGTGGCCAGCGGCGGCCCGCTGCCGAGCTCCGTGGTGTTATGGACCCGCATTACCCCGGATCGTGACTCGCTGCCCGGCTCCGGATTGGGCGAGCCCACCCGCGTCGACTGGGAGGTGTCCACCAGCCCGGAGTTCGGCGACATCGTCGCCCGCGGCACGGAGACCACCAGCCCGGATAGCGATCACACCATCCACGCCGAGCCGCACGACCTGAGCCCGGCCACCGAGTATTACTACCGCTTCCGCGTTGCCGACGGCCCGCACGCCGGGGCCGAGTCCCTGGTGGGCCGCACCAAGACCGCACCCGCCCACGGGGACAGCCCGGACCAGCTGACCTTCGCTGTGGCATCGTGTGCGAACTACGAGTCCGGCTTCTTCTGCGCCTACCGCGACATGGCCGAGCGCGGCTGGTCCGGCGAGCTCGACCTCGTCGTCTTCCTCGGCGATTACATCTACGAGTACGGCACGGGCGAGTACGTGGGCAAGTCCGGCATCGTCCGCCCGCACCACCCGACGTGGGAGATCACGACCCTCGAGGACTACCGCATGCGCTACGGGCGGTACCGCACCGATGCCCACCTGCAGGCCGCTCACGCCTCCGCCCCGTGGGTCGTAACCTGGGATGACCATGAGTCCGCAAACAACGCCTGGCGCGAGGGTGCGGAAAACCACACCGACGGCTTCGCCGAGGGCCAGTGGGCCAGCCGCCGCGACCAGGCCCTGCAGGCCTACTTCGAGTGGATGCCGCTGCGCAAGGCCGGCACCTCGAAGGAAGGCCACCTCTACCGCAGCTTCCAGTTCGGCGATCTCATGGAGCTGACGCTGATGGATCTGCGCAGCTACCGCGACGCGGAGACCACCGCCGCCAACTTCGCCAGCCCGGACCGCACGATGCTCGGCAGCGAGCAATTCGCCTGGCTGACCGACGTCGTGGAGACCTCCCCGGCGCGCTGGATGGTGCTGGGCAACTCGGTCATGATGTCGCCCATGCGCCTGCTGACCATGCCGGGCAACCGCGAGGCCGAAGAAGCAATCCAGGCGATGAAGGCCTCCCGCTCCGGTATCGCGCTTAACTCCGACCAGTGGGACGGATACACCCACGACCGCGACAAGCTGCTCGAGCTTTTGGGGAAGCGCGGCCGCCACAACTTCTTCGTCACCGGCGATATCCACTCCGAGTGGGCCAACTCCATCTACACCGGCGACAAGGAGGTCGCCTGCGAGATGGTGACCACGTCTATCTCTGCGCCGAACGTCGACGAAATCCTGACCGAGTACACCGGCATCTACCACGCGGAGGACAACTCGACCTCGCTGCTAGTGGAAAGCGCCATCAAGGACGCGAACCCCAACGTCAACCACCTCGACTACGACGCCCACGGCTACGCGGTCGCGCAGCTGCGCGCCGACGACGTGGAGATGCGCTACTACCGCGTCTCAGACGTCGAGGACCCCGAGGCGAGCGTCTCCCTGCACACCACCCGCACCTGGCGCGTGGACGGAGGCTTCGACCCCTCGGACGGCGAATAGGCAGTTCACAGGGTTTCGGAAGGGCCGAGACGTACAGCAACCCCACAGGAAACTTTCGGTTTACTGCCCCGGAACCCCCACGGCCTTGGCACCCGGGCGGCT from Corynebacterium confusum includes these protein-coding regions:
- the leuS gene encoding leucine--tRNA ligase, translated to MTNPSDSTDTTAHRYTPELANQIEKTWQQYWADNGIFNAPNPAGDLATDGELPAEKLNVQDMFPYPSGAGLHVGHPLGYIATDTFARYNRMLGKNVLHTLGYDAFGLPAEQYAIQTGTHPRTTTMANIDNMRRQLGALGLGHDPRRSVATTDPEFYKWTQWIFLQIYNAWFDEAQGKARPISELIQELEANKRTTKDGRYYEELTAAEKAEAVDEFRLVYLSNSTVNWCPGLGTVLANEEVTADGKSERGNFPVFRKNLKQWMMRITAYSDRLLDDLELLDWPEKVKAMQRNWIGRSRGADVNFTAEGQEITVFTTRPDTLFGAEYVVLAPEHELVDHLLSPIPYDDDIDERWTYGHDDPKEAVEAYREDIAAKSDLERQENKDKTGVFLGTYATNPVSGKQVPIFIADYVLIGYGTGAIMAVPAHDTRDYEFAQTFGLPITEVVSGGDVSTEAWTEDGTLVNSANDAGLDLNGLDKKAAIARTIAWLEETGKGAEKIQYKLRDWLFARQRYWGEPFPIVYDADGHAHALPESMLPVELPEVEDYAPVSFDPEDRNSEPQPPLAKAREWVEVELDLGDGPQTYYRDTNVMPQWAGSSWYQLRYVDPTNDEQFCDLENERYWTGPRPQEHGANDPGGVDLYVGGVEHAVLHLLYSRFWHKVLYDLGFVSSKEPYRRLFNQGYIQAYAYTDSRGVYVPAAEVEGKDGKFYYNGEEVNQEYGKMGKSLKNAVAPDDICRDFGADTLRVYEMSMGPLDTSRPWATKDVVGAQRFLQRLWRLAVNEETGELAATDAAPTEDDLKALHRTIAGVRDDYENLRLNTVVAKLIEYVNYLTKAYSNGAPRQAVEPIAQMVSPVAPHIAEEIWRRFGHAETITFEPFPTYEDRYLVDDEIEVPVQINGKVKSRIHVAVDADQDTVLAAASADAKIADLISGKNVVKQIYVPGRMVNLVVK
- a CDS encoding purple acid phosphatase family protein; its protein translation is MIKARLNRSFVALGCALSVTLASGAVVPTTAQAQESPIYRQVLQPGADETSVIVSWRTNHRGEEKLKVYPTGQEDQAKEFDAKEKNAGRILYLSNYATATGLAEDTEYTYVVGSDEGGWSAPHTFNTGSHGEDWSFVTISDAQIGVDAKIEEQTEQWNKTINKAIGDVPDSQLIWSLGDQIEGWGAPLAQYDGFFSPDVIRQVPLSAIPGNHEGYPSAIAFGDYDEHFINPNQAPDLRNSWFERNNVLFINLDSNASQEDDIERHKRFLKDTIDNRGAFNDWVIVGMHHSLYSQATHYTDTDVGRLRDGLADTFSELGVDVVLSGHDHIYTRTHLMNGNQPVSEGLGKRNDKLSPNDNEVLYLTTTSAGGGKFYDFQDVNGEKQPNARMEHVPQELVHDSTAYWRQDYTPDYLRVDVTGEELRLTTYDEPTGALVDRVTLENRDRALVDPREEQPEPTEEPSAEPSEKPTTEPGEPEESTEPSKPSEPAKPSKEPNKEGSSGSSNGQLR
- a CDS encoding alkaline phosphatase D family protein — its product is MKTTRFSRRTALTAASLTAAGIAAAPAFAQDQPTSPLDLYTQDSGASLPFLHGVASGGPLPSSVVLWTRITPDRDSLPGSGLGEPTRVDWEVSTSPEFGDIVARGTETTSPDSDHTIHAEPHDLSPATEYYYRFRVADGPHAGAESLVGRTKTAPAHGDSPDQLTFAVASCANYESGFFCAYRDMAERGWSGELDLVVFLGDYIYEYGTGEYVGKSGIVRPHHPTWEITTLEDYRMRYGRYRTDAHLQAAHASAPWVVTWDDHESANNAWREGAENHTDGFAEGQWASRRDQALQAYFEWMPLRKAGTSKEGHLYRSFQFGDLMELTLMDLRSYRDAETTAANFASPDRTMLGSEQFAWLTDVVETSPARWMVLGNSVMMSPMRLLTMPGNREAEEAIQAMKASRSGIALNSDQWDGYTHDRDKLLELLGKRGRHNFFVTGDIHSEWANSIYTGDKEVACEMVTTSISAPNVDEILTEYTGIYHAEDNSTSLLVESAIKDANPNVNHLDYDAHGYAVAQLRADDVEMRYYRVSDVEDPEASVSLHTTRTWRVDGGFDPSDGE